Proteins encoded within one genomic window of Argiope bruennichi chromosome 7, qqArgBrue1.1, whole genome shotgun sequence:
- the LOC129975386 gene encoding protein GVQW3-like, whose protein sequence is MAFTLQNSTTEEQCGVIRFLIAEGVTPAAIHHRMVTVNGEDCVSEKYVKKSSSARFRAGRENLVDDPRPGQANTDITADLIDKVDDLVRSDRRVTLRMLEVKVDASVGTVWTIVYDRLGYRKVCV, encoded by the coding sequence ATGGCGTTCACATTGCAAAATTCGACGACTGAGGAGCAGTGCGGCGTTATCCGATTTCTGATAGCGGAAGGTGTTACACCGGCCGCTATTCATCACCGGATGGTCACCGTAAACGGAGAAGACTGTGTGTCAGAAAAGTATGTGAAAAAAAGTAGTAGTGCCCGTTTTCGTGCAGGCCGTGAGAATTTGGTTGATGATCCGAGACCAGGCCAGGCAAACACAGACATCACGGCCGATCTCATCGACAAGGTGGACGACCTAGTGAGAAGTGATCGGCGTGTCACATTGCGAATGTTGGAGGTGAAGGTGGATGCCAGCGTTGGAACAGTGTGGACAATTGTTTACGACAGGTTGGGTTATCGGAAAGTGTGCGTGTAG